In Microbacterium pumilum, the following proteins share a genomic window:
- a CDS encoding class I SAM-dependent RNA methyltransferase translates to MDASTDAAGGLLDLDITGVAHGGVFIGRHEGRVVFVPDAIPGERVRVRVTDAAGDDSDRKRFWRGEALEILDASPYRRRHVWRQADIDVPPEDRPGGADFGHIDLDHQRALKLEVLTDALHRIGGLDVHAGISGPSAPLAEDLEHAMAEETPDGTRWRTRVSLHVDADGRVGPFAARSHRVIPVADLPLATDEVQRVALGLTSGKPGRIDVVQPSDGRVRVIPRPESNRRRSARPDERAREVVLERVGDRDFRVDAGGFWQVHRLAAHALTDLVTARLRDGSGGWAVEPDAWHLDLYGGVGLFAATLGDLGGPLTRVTSVESDPRATDHAKENLAEWVGARAETARVDRWLARTVVEASAGARERLSRGIVVLDPPRSGAGRQVVESVAALDPARVVYVACDPVALARDLAIFRTAGYETGQVDALDLFPNSHHVEAVAVLTRGGAPR, encoded by the coding sequence GTGGACGCTTCGACGGATGCCGCGGGCGGCCTGCTCGATCTCGACATCACCGGAGTCGCGCACGGCGGCGTGTTCATCGGCCGCCACGAGGGACGCGTCGTCTTCGTTCCGGATGCCATCCCCGGCGAGCGGGTGCGGGTTCGCGTCACGGATGCCGCGGGCGACGACAGCGATCGCAAGCGCTTCTGGCGCGGCGAGGCGCTCGAGATCCTGGATGCGTCGCCTTATCGTCGGCGGCACGTCTGGCGCCAGGCCGACATCGACGTGCCACCCGAAGACCGGCCGGGCGGGGCGGACTTCGGGCACATCGACCTCGACCACCAGCGCGCGCTCAAGCTGGAGGTGCTCACCGACGCGCTGCACCGGATCGGCGGGCTGGACGTGCATGCCGGCATCTCGGGGCCCTCGGCGCCGCTGGCCGAAGACCTCGAGCACGCGATGGCGGAGGAGACCCCGGACGGCACGCGCTGGCGCACCCGCGTGAGCCTGCACGTCGATGCCGACGGCCGGGTAGGGCCGTTCGCGGCGCGGAGTCATCGCGTGATCCCGGTGGCGGATCTTCCGCTCGCGACCGACGAGGTGCAGCGCGTGGCACTGGGCCTCACATCGGGTAAGCCCGGCCGCATCGACGTGGTGCAGCCATCGGACGGACGCGTGCGCGTCATCCCGCGACCCGAATCGAATCGCCGCCGATCCGCGCGCCCCGACGAACGAGCGCGAGAGGTCGTGCTCGAGCGGGTCGGTGACCGCGACTTCCGCGTCGATGCGGGCGGGTTCTGGCAGGTGCATCGCCTCGCAGCCCACGCGCTCACCGATCTCGTGACGGCCAGGCTCCGCGACGGGTCGGGGGGCTGGGCGGTCGAGCCCGATGCCTGGCACCTGGACCTGTACGGCGGCGTCGGCCTGTTCGCCGCGACCCTCGGAGACCTGGGGGGTCCGCTCACGCGGGTGACGAGCGTCGAGTCCGACCCGCGGGCCACCGATCACGCGAAGGAGAACCTCGCGGAGTGGGTGGGAGCGCGCGCCGAGACTGCGCGCGTCGACAGGTGGCTTGCCCGCACGGTCGTCGAGGCATCCGCCGGTGCACGAGAGCGTCTGTCGCGGGGGATCGTGGTACTCGACCCGCCGCGATCGGGAGCCGGACGTCAGGTGGTCGAGTCGGTCGCGGCCCTGGATCCCGCCCGCGTCGTCTACGTCGCGTGCGACCCGGTGGCACTCGCCCGCGATCTCGCGATCTTCCGCACGGCGGGCTACGAGACGGGGCAGGTCGACGCCCTCGATCTGTTTCCGAATTCCCATCACGTCGAAGCGGTCGCCGTCCTCACTCGGGGCGGTGCGCCGCGCTAA
- a CDS encoding response regulator transcription factor — MTRVALIDDHESVRLGLEAACARAGKDVVFSGSNVTEYLDWRAFSAGLPADVVVLDLTLGDGTTVTENVRRLVRDGSSVIIHSVADRPAAVREALAAGAAGIVSKASPIGDVIAAIATVARGEPLNNVEWASAVEGDRAFADAQLSARERDVLRLYAAGLPLKVVADRLGVAYSTAKENITRVRVKYVEVGRPAPTKVDLLRRAMEDGILAEPASDPRGPAGDD, encoded by the coding sequence ATGACCCGCGTGGCGCTGATCGACGATCACGAGTCCGTGCGGCTCGGACTCGAGGCGGCGTGCGCGCGGGCCGGCAAGGATGTGGTCTTCTCGGGCAGCAACGTCACCGAGTATCTCGATTGGCGGGCGTTCAGCGCAGGGCTCCCCGCCGACGTCGTGGTGCTCGACCTGACGCTCGGCGACGGCACCACCGTGACCGAGAACGTCAGGCGACTCGTCCGCGACGGGTCGAGCGTCATCATCCACAGCGTCGCCGATCGACCGGCCGCGGTGCGCGAGGCGCTCGCCGCCGGCGCCGCCGGGATCGTGAGCAAGGCGTCGCCGATCGGCGACGTCATCGCCGCGATCGCCACGGTCGCCCGTGGCGAGCCGCTCAACAACGTCGAGTGGGCGAGTGCCGTCGAGGGCGACCGCGCGTTCGCGGACGCGCAGCTGTCCGCGCGCGAACGCGATGTGCTGCGTCTGTACGCCGCGGGTCTCCCTCTCAAAGTGGTGGCCGACCGGCTCGGCGTGGCCTACTCCACGGCCAAGGAGAACATCACGCGCGTGCGGGTCAAATACGTCGAGGTAGGGCGCCCGGCGCCCACGAAGGTCGACCTGCTCCGGCGCGCGATGGAGGACGGCATCCTCGCGGAGCCCGCTTCCGATCCGAGAGGGCCGGCGGGTGACGACTGA
- a CDS encoding sensor histidine kinase, whose product MTTEAPSAVLDNAWGHIPQTRESTAGIGSFTQTRVERIISLVAGFGSLVLGTQAFVAALGPHDEIPGWHTPLMVAVFVPLTAMILACMIGWAVHLTAGIFAFVYVAALAVWPIATAGTIPSSTAEPWIWYLVNIATLAAVLAFPLPLQIVWTVLAPLLFGLVRLIQGGFARDFWFSVALDVSFALILGGVILTLGWLFRSVAANVDETRARAVASYAQAAAADAAEQERIAVAALMHDSVLAALIAAERAETPRERTLAAGMAREALTRLANTEQDAGEGPDEPVGAAAVADAIEAAARELGVDLTIARSVGPGAPTIPGRVARALTLSATQAVANALQHAEGKGLAVSVAASYGELSIEVRDTGPGFDLGEVPDDRLGIRASIFARVAAIGGTADIDSGERGTKVRLVWRGGAP is encoded by the coding sequence GTGACGACTGAAGCGCCCAGCGCGGTCCTCGACAACGCGTGGGGGCACATCCCCCAGACGCGCGAGTCCACCGCCGGAATCGGCTCGTTCACCCAGACCCGCGTCGAGCGGATCATCTCGCTCGTAGCCGGATTCGGCTCGCTCGTGCTCGGCACGCAGGCATTCGTCGCCGCGCTGGGACCCCACGACGAGATCCCCGGCTGGCACACCCCGCTCATGGTCGCGGTGTTCGTGCCGCTGACGGCGATGATCCTCGCGTGCATGATCGGCTGGGCGGTGCACCTCACCGCAGGCATCTTCGCGTTCGTCTACGTGGCGGCACTCGCGGTGTGGCCGATCGCGACCGCCGGCACCATCCCATCGTCGACGGCCGAGCCGTGGATCTGGTACCTGGTCAACATCGCGACACTCGCCGCCGTCCTCGCGTTTCCACTGCCCCTGCAGATCGTCTGGACGGTGCTCGCACCGCTGCTGTTCGGCCTGGTGCGGCTCATCCAGGGCGGGTTCGCGCGGGACTTCTGGTTCTCGGTCGCGCTCGACGTGTCGTTCGCCCTGATCCTGGGAGGGGTGATCCTGACGCTCGGCTGGCTGTTCCGCTCGGTCGCCGCGAATGTGGACGAGACGCGGGCGCGCGCGGTCGCGTCGTACGCGCAGGCGGCGGCCGCGGATGCCGCAGAGCAGGAGCGCATCGCAGTGGCAGCGCTGATGCACGACAGTGTGCTGGCCGCGCTCATCGCCGCCGAGCGCGCGGAGACTCCGCGCGAGCGCACCCTCGCGGCCGGCATGGCGCGCGAAGCGCTGACGAGGCTCGCCAATACCGAGCAGGACGCCGGGGAAGGGCCGGATGAGCCGGTCGGCGCCGCCGCCGTCGCAGACGCGATCGAGGCCGCGGCACGCGAGCTCGGCGTCGACCTCACGATCGCACGGTCCGTCGGACCTGGTGCGCCGACCATCCCCGGGCGGGTCGCCCGGGCGCTCACGCTGTCGGCGACGCAGGCCGTGGCCAACGCGCTGCAGCATGCAGAGGGCAAGGGGCTCGCCGTGTCGGTCGCGGCGTCCTACGGCGAGCTGAGCATCGAGGTCCGCGACACCGGACCCGGGTTCGACCTGGGCGAGGTGCCGGACGACCGGCTCGGCATCCGTGCGTCGATCTTCGCGCGCGTGGCCGCGATCGGAGGCACCGCTGACATCGACAGCGGCGAGCGCGGCACCAAGGTGCGGCTGGTGTGGCGCGGGGGTGCGCCATGA
- a CDS encoding acyl-CoA carboxylase subunit epsilon, with amino-acid sequence MSEAEPDDDLTIEVRRGAPADDELAALIAVVSESYAREFADAVVDDEQERSAWALSQRSLREPLRRELGWGRWGG; translated from the coding sequence GTGAGCGAAGCGGAACCTGACGACGACCTCACGATCGAGGTGCGCCGCGGCGCGCCTGCCGATGATGAGCTCGCCGCGCTCATCGCGGTGGTCAGTGAGTCGTATGCGCGCGAGTTCGCCGACGCGGTCGTCGACGATGAGCAGGAGCGCAGCGCTTGGGCTTTGTCGCAGCGGTCGCTGCGCGAACCGCTGCGCCGCGAACTCGGCTGGGGGCGATGGGGAGGGTAG
- a CDS encoding acyl-CoA carboxylase subunit beta: MTDQPDLFTTAGKIADLRARYQEAVVDAEKTAHDKQHAKGKLTARERIELLVDAGSFVELDEYVRHRTTAFGMEKSRPYGDSVVTGVATIHGRTVAVYAQDFSTFGGSLGEVAGEKIIKVMEFALRSGIPIVGMLDSGGARIQEGVVALGKYGEIFRLNTKASGVIPQISIIMGPAAGGAVYSPALTDFVVMVDKTSQMFVTGPDVIKTVTGEDVGMEELGGAYTHNTRSGVAHYLAEDEDDAIDYVRTLLGFLPDNNMAELPVYESPFEFETTDADRFLNTIIPDSANQPYDIHEVIRHIVDSEDFLEVQPLFAPNIVIGFGRIEGRSVGIIANQPSQMAGTLNIEAGEKASRFVRFCDAFSIPIVTLVDVPGYLPGTDQEWTGVIRRGAKLLYAYAEATVPLVTVILRKAYGGAYIVMGSKQLGADINLAWPTAEIAVMGGQGAVNILYRGEIKRAEDAGEDVAAVRTRLANEYTYNVASPFLAAERGELDGIIEPAQTRVSIAKALRALRGKRATLPPKKHGNIPL, encoded by the coding sequence GTGACCGATCAGCCGGACCTCTTCACCACTGCCGGAAAGATCGCGGACCTGCGAGCGCGCTACCAGGAGGCGGTCGTCGACGCCGAGAAGACGGCGCACGACAAGCAGCATGCGAAGGGCAAGCTCACCGCGCGCGAGCGCATCGAGCTGCTCGTCGACGCCGGCAGCTTCGTCGAGCTCGACGAATACGTCCGCCACCGGACGACTGCGTTCGGCATGGAGAAGTCACGGCCGTACGGCGACTCGGTCGTGACGGGCGTCGCGACGATCCACGGCCGCACCGTCGCGGTCTACGCGCAGGACTTCTCGACGTTCGGCGGCTCCCTCGGCGAGGTCGCCGGCGAGAAGATCATCAAGGTCATGGAGTTCGCGCTGCGCAGCGGCATCCCGATCGTGGGCATGCTGGACTCCGGCGGCGCCCGGATCCAGGAGGGCGTGGTCGCACTCGGCAAGTACGGCGAGATCTTCCGCCTGAACACCAAGGCGTCCGGCGTGATCCCGCAGATCTCGATCATCATGGGCCCCGCCGCCGGCGGCGCGGTGTACTCCCCGGCGCTCACCGACTTCGTCGTGATGGTCGACAAGACCAGTCAGATGTTCGTCACCGGTCCGGATGTCATCAAGACCGTCACCGGCGAGGATGTCGGCATGGAGGAGCTCGGCGGCGCCTACACGCACAACACCCGCTCGGGCGTAGCCCACTACCTCGCCGAAGACGAGGACGATGCGATCGACTACGTCCGCACGCTGCTCGGGTTCCTCCCCGACAACAACATGGCGGAGCTCCCGGTCTACGAGAGCCCGTTCGAGTTCGAGACCACGGATGCAGACCGCTTCCTCAACACGATCATCCCCGACTCGGCCAATCAGCCGTACGACATCCATGAGGTCATCCGGCACATCGTCGACTCCGAGGACTTCCTCGAGGTGCAGCCGCTGTTCGCTCCGAACATCGTGATCGGATTCGGCCGGATCGAGGGCCGCTCGGTCGGCATCATCGCGAACCAGCCGTCACAGATGGCAGGAACCCTCAACATCGAGGCCGGCGAGAAGGCGAGCCGGTTCGTGCGGTTCTGCGACGCGTTCTCGATTCCGATCGTCACGCTCGTGGACGTGCCGGGCTACCTTCCCGGCACCGACCAGGAGTGGACCGGCGTCATCCGGCGCGGCGCCAAGCTGCTCTACGCGTACGCCGAGGCAACCGTGCCGCTGGTGACGGTGATCCTCCGCAAGGCGTACGGCGGTGCGTACATCGTGATGGGGTCCAAGCAGTTGGGCGCCGACATCAACCTCGCCTGGCCGACCGCCGAGATCGCCGTGATGGGCGGGCAGGGCGCGGTCAACATCCTCTACCGCGGCGAGATCAAGCGCGCCGAAGACGCCGGCGAGGATGTCGCCGCCGTCCGCACGCGACTCGCCAACGAGTACACCTACAACGTGGCTTCGCCGTTCCTCGCCGCCGAACGCGGTGAGCTGGACGGCATCATCGAACCGGCGCAGACGCGCGTCTCGATCGCGAAGGCGCTGCGCGCGCTGCGGGGCAAGCGCGCCACCCTGCCGCCGAAGAAGCACGGGAACATCCCGCTGTGA
- a CDS encoding serine hydrolase yields the protein MILAPVLVVALLQSVGTGAAAQQATPTPILSSAPAPTGTPTPASTPSPTPTPTPSPSPSPSTTPTPTPTSTPTPTPTPVPTPTPAPTPTSVPTPTPSPTPSSTPTPSPTPTPSSTPTPSPTPTPDVAPQVDPSGAPLAVVPTTARIAGADRYATTVAASRAAFPDGADTVVITEGTYPVRGIIAAAVTGTLDAPLLYVQRTAIPGVVQTELRRLAPQRIVVIGGTDGVSDAVMAALKPYAATVSRVAGANRYGTSQAAMASLGRQFTTVYVASGANDLLSPLAAAAAARTDRGMLLVDGLRTAADAATIAALRGVNAQSVVIVGPATRVSTSYEASLRAAGFVVKRLSGTDRYTTAILLAKESGVAPQRAITVNSLVAAAVPIAAALASATHQPLLYVLQECAPDSIAAYLASARLPMTAVGAVSSVGTDTLAGRSCSAVKAQREFDLLSAIRATAAQYAGTYQVTVRQLGGMNETVSLSGGLPHEPASMMKIFAAWAALKLVEQKRANLYGILPSGVPLNVCIHTMIHVSDNYCHSDIVHWIGIANINSMIRSAGFTGTYYGTVAPGVSVLYAGNRTTTNDLAKMMSQLVGGSALSRSWSDYLLNEMRGQIWRSRIASGIPPRVDQASKPGALWLTSGLLQADTAVVWSNKGTYALSIIGDNGPPQAALRAISRTVYEHFNGAFGAAASYPVQQMVTVEPTWVRASPGGTVVTTAPSGTPIQVLDAVRDWYLIKWGTRELYMHYSALRNR from the coding sequence ATGATCCTCGCTCCGGTGCTGGTGGTCGCTCTGCTGCAGTCGGTGGGGACCGGCGCCGCGGCCCAGCAGGCGACGCCGACCCCCATTCTGAGCTCGGCTCCCGCTCCCACCGGCACCCCGACCCCCGCCAGCACCCCGTCGCCGACGCCGACGCCGACGCCGTCGCCGTCGCCGTCGCCCTCAACGACCCCGACGCCGACGCCGACATCGACTCCCACGCCCACACCGACGCCCGTACCGACCCCCACGCCGGCACCGACGCCCACGTCCGTACCGACGCCGACGCCGTCGCCCACACCGTCGTCCACACCGACACCGTCGCCCACACCGACACCGTCGTCCACACCGACACCGTCGCCGACGCCCACCCCCGACGTCGCGCCCCAGGTCGATCCCAGCGGCGCGCCCCTCGCGGTCGTCCCCACCACCGCCCGGATCGCAGGGGCCGATCGCTACGCCACGACCGTCGCGGCATCCCGAGCCGCGTTTCCCGATGGCGCCGACACCGTCGTGATCACCGAGGGCACCTATCCGGTGAGGGGGATCATCGCCGCCGCAGTGACCGGGACGCTCGATGCCCCGCTTCTCTACGTGCAGCGCACGGCGATCCCCGGGGTGGTTCAGACCGAGCTGCGCCGTCTCGCGCCGCAGCGCATCGTCGTGATCGGCGGCACCGACGGCGTGTCGGACGCGGTTATGGCCGCCCTGAAGCCGTACGCGGCGACGGTGTCGAGAGTGGCGGGCGCCAACCGCTACGGCACGTCTCAGGCCGCGATGGCCTCGCTCGGGCGCCAGTTCACTACCGTGTACGTCGCGTCGGGGGCGAATGACCTCCTCTCTCCGCTCGCCGCAGCCGCGGCGGCACGGACGGACCGCGGGATGCTGCTGGTCGACGGGCTCAGGACCGCTGCCGACGCCGCGACGATCGCCGCACTGCGAGGCGTCAACGCCCAGAGCGTCGTGATCGTCGGTCCTGCCACGCGTGTCAGCACGTCGTACGAAGCGTCGCTCCGCGCGGCAGGATTCGTCGTCAAGCGCCTGAGCGGCACCGACCGGTATACGACTGCCATCCTGCTGGCGAAGGAGTCGGGCGTCGCACCCCAGCGTGCGATCACGGTGAACTCCCTCGTCGCCGCGGCCGTGCCGATCGCCGCGGCCCTGGCGAGTGCGACGCACCAGCCGCTGCTGTACGTCCTGCAGGAGTGCGCGCCCGATTCCATCGCTGCCTACCTCGCGTCGGCGCGGCTGCCGATGACCGCGGTCGGCGCTGTGAGCTCGGTGGGCACCGATACGCTCGCCGGGCGCTCGTGCAGCGCGGTCAAGGCGCAGCGGGAGTTCGACCTGCTCTCCGCCATCCGCGCCACCGCGGCGCAGTATGCAGGCACGTATCAGGTGACCGTGCGGCAGCTCGGCGGTATGAACGAGACCGTGAGCCTGTCAGGCGGCTTGCCGCACGAGCCCGCGAGCATGATGAAGATCTTCGCGGCATGGGCCGCCCTCAAGCTCGTCGAGCAGAAGCGCGCGAATCTCTACGGCATCCTGCCTTCCGGGGTCCCGCTGAATGTCTGCATCCACACGATGATCCATGTCTCGGACAACTACTGTCACAGCGACATCGTCCACTGGATCGGCATCGCGAACATCAACAGCATGATCCGCTCGGCGGGCTTCACCGGGACGTACTACGGAACGGTCGCGCCGGGAGTGAGCGTGCTGTACGCGGGCAACAGGACGACGACGAACGATCTCGCCAAGATGATGTCGCAGCTCGTCGGCGGCTCCGCACTCTCGCGGTCGTGGTCCGATTATCTGCTGAACGAGATGCGCGGCCAGATCTGGCGCTCGAGGATCGCATCGGGCATTCCTCCGAGGGTCGACCAGGCGAGCAAGCCCGGTGCGCTGTGGCTGACGTCCGGGCTCCTCCAGGCCGACACGGCGGTCGTATGGAGCAACAAGGGCACGTACGCACTGTCGATCATCGGCGACAACGGTCCGCCGCAGGCCGCCCTGCGTGCCATCTCGCGGACGGTGTACGAGCATTTCAACGGTGCTTTCGGAGCAGCGGCCTCGTATCCGGTGCAGCAGATGGTCACCGTCGAGCCGACGTGGGTGAGAGCGTCGCCGGGCGGCACGGTCGTGACCACGGCGCCCTCGGGCACGCCCATCCAGGTGCTCGACGCGGTGCGCGATTGGTATCTGATCAAGTGGGGCACCCGCGAGCTGTACATGCACTACTCGGCGCTGCGCAATCGATGA
- a CDS encoding biotin--[acetyl-CoA-carboxylase] ligase: protein MTVPQQGYPLAAAISPRVQVIETTDSTNADVIAHVTSAPNEWPHLSLLVTTDQRAGRGRLDRTWTAPPGTALAVSVLVLVGGIPPHMRGWIPLVAGAAMTRAVAAQLRGSGHTAGLKWPNDVLLDGGKLCGILAEVVPGEPDAVVIGAGVNTRMPRTDLPVETATSFESVGLQADEDRLLADFLLSLDEQLTALATAGGDAAAAGVLGEVEALCTTIGSDVVVSLPDGTKLEGRAQRLDVEGRLVVSSPSGVETPVSAGDVVHVR, encoded by the coding sequence ATGACGGTTCCACAGCAGGGGTATCCGCTTGCCGCAGCGATCAGCCCGCGCGTGCAGGTCATCGAGACCACCGATTCGACCAATGCGGATGTCATCGCACACGTCACCTCGGCCCCGAACGAGTGGCCGCATCTGTCGCTGCTCGTCACGACCGACCAGCGTGCCGGCCGCGGTCGCCTCGACCGGACCTGGACCGCGCCCCCCGGCACGGCGCTCGCGGTGTCGGTGCTCGTTCTCGTGGGCGGCATCCCGCCCCACATGCGCGGCTGGATTCCGCTGGTCGCCGGGGCGGCGATGACCCGCGCCGTAGCCGCCCAGCTGCGGGGCTCCGGCCACACCGCGGGCCTCAAGTGGCCGAACGACGTTCTCCTGGACGGTGGCAAGCTCTGCGGCATCCTCGCCGAGGTGGTGCCGGGCGAACCCGATGCCGTCGTCATCGGCGCAGGGGTGAACACCCGGATGCCGCGCACCGACCTGCCGGTCGAGACGGCCACGTCGTTCGAGTCCGTGGGGCTCCAGGCCGATGAAGATCGGCTGCTCGCGGACTTCCTGCTGAGTCTGGACGAACAGCTCACCGCGCTCGCCACGGCGGGCGGCGACGCTGCCGCGGCCGGCGTACTCGGCGAGGTCGAGGCGCTGTGCACCACGATCGGCAGCGACGTCGTGGTGTCGCTTCCCGACGGGACCAAGCTCGAGGGGCGCGCGCAGCGACTCGACGTCGAGGGCAGGCTCGTCGTCAGCTCGCCCAGCGGCGTCGAGACCCCTGTCTCTGCGGGCGACGTGGTCCACGTCCGCTGA
- a CDS encoding PH domain-containing protein produces the protein MTQPTSYGGRPFMPAPGAPAPELRVAQFRGHARRLTWSALVLIAVAGACGWFYDNLPAPFENWMMFAAAGVVVLLLVLLPFFAWWSHLYTITTRRVIERSGFLARRRRELVHVRGYTIQVRRGILQRMWGAGTLTLSNGVDQPMRLANIPSVGLVHEALVDQVEVNQILAHRDAQALPPAPPTE, from the coding sequence ATGACGCAGCCGACGAGCTACGGCGGTCGGCCCTTCATGCCGGCACCGGGAGCTCCTGCGCCGGAGCTGCGAGTTGCGCAGTTCCGAGGCCACGCGCGTCGGCTTACCTGGTCGGCGCTGGTCCTCATCGCGGTGGCGGGCGCGTGCGGCTGGTTCTACGACAATCTCCCCGCGCCGTTCGAGAACTGGATGATGTTCGCCGCCGCCGGGGTCGTGGTGCTGCTGCTGGTTCTGCTCCCTTTCTTCGCGTGGTGGTCGCACCTCTACACGATCACGACGCGTCGCGTGATCGAGCGGTCCGGTTTCCTCGCCCGAAGGCGTCGAGAACTCGTCCACGTGCGCGGATACACGATCCAGGTGCGTCGCGGCATCCTGCAGCGGATGTGGGGTGCCGGCACCTTGACGCTCTCGAACGGCGTCGATCAGCCGATGCGCCTCGCGAACATCCCGAGCGTCGGGCTCGTACACGAGGCGCTCGTCGACCAGGTCGAGGTCAACCAGATCCTCGCCCACCGCGACGCTCAGGCGCTTCCGCCCGCACCTCCCACGGAGTGA
- a CDS encoding 5-(carboxyamino)imidazole ribonucleotide synthase, with protein sequence MALRVGVVGGGQLARMMIAPAVELGVELRVLAEEEAMAASLAAVSVGDYHDAEIVLAFAKDVDVVTFDHEHVPQEVLSALVAAGVAVRPGPGALQFAQDKLAMRARLGELGMPQPEWAAVTDAAGLQEFIDAHGGRAVVKTPRGGYDGKGVRVVSAATEADDWFATLAEDARGGALLVEELVDFARELAQQVARRPSGEVRVYDVVETVQRGGVCAEVIAPAPHASERLREVAAQVGVGIADGLDVVGMLAVELFETTDERLLVNELAMRPHNSGHWTQDGAITSQFEQHLRAVLDLPLGDPTGTAEWAVMVNILGGPVEGTLEDRFPTAMAAHPGAKIHTYGKQPRPGRKVGHVNVSGDSLDDVAYEARAAASVFID encoded by the coding sequence ATGGCGCTGCGAGTCGGAGTGGTCGGTGGCGGGCAGCTGGCGCGCATGATGATCGCACCTGCGGTCGAGCTCGGCGTCGAACTGCGGGTGCTCGCCGAGGAGGAGGCCATGGCCGCATCGCTCGCCGCCGTCTCGGTCGGCGACTACCACGACGCCGAGATCGTTCTCGCGTTCGCGAAGGATGTGGATGTCGTCACGTTCGATCACGAGCACGTCCCGCAGGAGGTGCTCAGCGCGCTCGTGGCGGCCGGGGTCGCGGTCCGGCCCGGACCCGGCGCACTGCAGTTCGCGCAGGACAAGCTCGCGATGCGGGCCCGGCTGGGCGAGCTGGGCATGCCGCAGCCGGAGTGGGCTGCGGTGACGGACGCCGCCGGCCTGCAGGAGTTCATCGACGCCCACGGCGGCCGGGCCGTCGTCAAGACTCCGCGCGGCGGCTACGACGGCAAGGGAGTGCGCGTCGTCAGCGCCGCGACCGAGGCCGACGACTGGTTCGCGACCCTCGCCGAAGACGCGCGGGGAGGTGCGCTGCTCGTCGAGGAGCTCGTCGACTTCGCACGCGAGCTCGCGCAGCAGGTCGCGCGGCGCCCATCCGGGGAAGTGCGCGTGTACGACGTCGTCGAGACGGTGCAGCGCGGGGGAGTCTGCGCCGAGGTGATCGCGCCGGCTCCGCATGCCTCCGAGCGCCTCCGCGAGGTGGCGGCCCAGGTCGGCGTCGGGATTGCGGACGGACTGGATGTCGTCGGGATGCTCGCGGTCGAGCTGTTCGAGACGACCGACGAGCGTCTGCTCGTGAACGAGCTGGCGATGCGGCCGCACAACAGCGGGCACTGGACCCAGGATGGCGCGATCACAAGTCAGTTCGAGCAGCACCTGCGTGCGGTGCTCGACCTGCCTCTCGGTGATCCGACGGGCACCGCCGAGTGGGCCGTCATGGTCAACATCCTCGGCGGCCCGGTCGAAGGCACCCTCGAGGACCGCTTCCCGACGGCGATGGCCGCTCATCCCGGTGCGAAGATCCACACGTACGGCAAGCAGCCGCGCCCCGGCCGCAAGGTCGGTCACGTCAACGTCTCGGGTGACAGCCTCGACGATGTCGCGTACGAGGCACGAGCCGCGGCATCCGTCTTCATCGACTGA
- the purE gene encoding 5-(carboxyamino)imidazole ribonucleotide mutase: protein MGSDSDWRVMSDASQVLTDFGVGHEVEVVSAHRTPDKLIRYGREARARGLKVIIAGAGGAAHLPGMLASVTALPVIGVPVQLATLDGLDSLLSIVQMPAGIPVATVSINGAKNAALLAVRILGASDEATAVLVEKYALDLEGQVEEKNRRLKESL, encoded by the coding sequence ATGGGCTCCGACTCCGACTGGCGCGTCATGAGCGACGCCTCTCAGGTCCTCACCGATTTCGGCGTGGGGCACGAGGTGGAGGTCGTCTCGGCGCATCGCACACCCGACAAGCTCATCCGCTATGGGCGTGAGGCACGCGCGAGGGGTCTGAAGGTGATCATCGCCGGGGCCGGCGGCGCGGCGCATCTGCCGGGAATGCTCGCGTCCGTCACGGCTCTACCGGTGATCGGCGTGCCGGTGCAGCTCGCAACGCTCGACGGGCTCGACTCGCTGCTCAGCATCGTGCAGATGCCTGCCGGCATCCCGGTCGCGACGGTCTCGATCAACGGTGCCAAGAACGCCGCTCTGCTCGCGGTGCGTATCCTCGGCGCCTCCGACGAAGCCACGGCCGTCCTCGTCGAGAAGTACGCCCTCGATCTCGAGGGGCAGGTCGAGGAGAAGAACCGGCGGCTCAAGGAGTCGCTATGA